A single genomic interval of Nitrosomonadales bacterium harbors:
- a CDS encoding pseudouridine synthase — translation MGKLTLDRILQSQGFGTRKWCAGLVADGEVGVNGATVTDSRAVFETGGLAFTVHGESWLYREHVYLALNKPANFECSRKASHHPGVLTLLPEQFDRRDVQPVGRLDHDTTGLLLMSDDGPFIHRQSSPKHHVPKVYVATTHDPVTPELVELLLNGVKLHDEPAPLAATRCVKIGENQVEIVLEQGKYHQVKRMLAAAGNHCVALCRSQIGRLRLDGLELAEGEWCYLDERHLEMLVPD, via the coding sequence ATGGGAAAACTGACTCTGGACCGTATCCTGCAATCGCAGGGCTTCGGCACACGCAAATGGTGTGCCGGACTGGTCGCCGATGGCGAGGTGGGCGTCAATGGCGCAACCGTCACCGACAGCCGCGCCGTCTTCGAGACCGGCGGACTGGCATTCACCGTCCATGGCGAAAGCTGGCTCTACCGCGAGCATGTCTACCTCGCGCTGAACAAGCCCGCCAATTTCGAATGCTCGCGCAAGGCCAGTCACCATCCCGGCGTGCTGACCCTGTTGCCGGAACAGTTCGACCGGCGCGACGTTCAGCCGGTCGGGCGGCTCGACCACGACACCACCGGGCTGTTGCTGATGTCCGACGACGGGCCGTTCATCCACCGGCAATCCTCGCCGAAACATCACGTTCCCAAGGTCTACGTCGCCACCACGCACGACCCGGTCACGCCGGAATTGGTGGAATTGCTGCTAAATGGCGTCAAGTTGCACGATGAACCTGCGCCGCTGGCCGCTACGCGTTGCGTGAAGATCGGCGAAAATCAGGTGGAGATCGTGCTGGAACAGGGAAAATACCATCAGGTTAAGCGCATGCTGGCAGCCGCGGGCAACCATTGTGTCGCGCTGTGCCGCTCGCAGATCGGCAGGTTGAGGCTCGACGGGCTGGAATTGGCGGAAGGCGAGTGGTGTTATCTGGACGAACGGCACCTGGAGATGCTGGTGCCGGACTGA
- a CDS encoding 2Fe-2S iron-sulfur cluster binding domain-containing protein, producing the protein MSHFLPLFRVAKLAGVSRHTLQEMMRDGGLDTFDGMVELNELLRAFPDTQWEDDGEYRRITEIKEKAFGKRVFERALPDKEVLAARLAELGKEYAATKALLMHYGNVLSWLDSKIGELGEDSSDETRQALRALRAFVARNLEEVPPNAEKVQALIAQERMLRIMSAQVTIRPSGHEFFNEGNDTLLEAALRAGISLEYGCSNGNCGDCKARLVSGTVRKVRPHDYVLSQADKDAGMILLCSCAAVDDVVIEAGVADAKDIVEQQLSARVKSVEVFHPGAASLHLLAPRSQRLRYLAGQTIRVSAHGASGHYALASCPCEERHIEIQVARNADDAFSELLFDGLKAGDSVELQGPYGEFVLDDESERPVLFVAFGTGFAPVKSLIQHVLSLDHAESIDLHWLADGTGHYQDNLCRSWADALDNFRYFPHAQSGDIEADLSGIVGAHPDLGRFDVYVSGTAEQVRAAKPLFLERGLPERHWHASAG; encoded by the coding sequence ATGAGCCATTTCCTCCCACTGTTCCGCGTCGCCAAGCTGGCCGGCGTGTCGCGCCACACGCTGCAGGAGATGATGCGCGACGGCGGACTGGACACCTTCGACGGCATGGTCGAGCTGAACGAGCTGTTGCGCGCCTTTCCCGATACGCAATGGGAGGACGACGGGGAATACCGCCGCATCACCGAGATCAAGGAGAAGGCCTTTGGCAAGCGCGTGTTCGAGCGCGCGCTGCCCGACAAGGAGGTGCTGGCGGCGCGACTGGCCGAACTGGGGAAGGAATACGCCGCCACCAAGGCGCTGCTGATGCATTACGGCAACGTGCTGTCCTGGCTGGACAGCAAGATCGGCGAACTCGGGGAAGACAGCAGCGACGAGACGCGGCAGGCATTGCGCGCATTGCGTGCCTTTGTGGCGCGCAATCTGGAAGAGGTGCCGCCCAATGCCGAAAAGGTACAGGCGCTGATCGCACAGGAAAGGATGCTCAGGATCATGTCGGCACAAGTCACGATACGGCCCAGCGGCCACGAATTCTTCAACGAAGGCAACGACACCCTGCTGGAGGCGGCGCTGCGTGCCGGGATCTCGCTGGAATACGGTTGCAGCAACGGCAATTGCGGCGACTGCAAGGCGCGGCTGGTTTCGGGCACGGTCCGCAAGGTGCGCCCGCACGACTATGTGCTGAGCCAGGCCGACAAGGACGCGGGCATGATCCTGCTGTGCTCCTGCGCGGCGGTGGATGACGTGGTGATCGAAGCCGGCGTCGCCGACGCGAAGGACATCGTGGAGCAGCAGTTGTCGGCCAGGGTCAAGTCGGTGGAGGTGTTCCATCCCGGCGCGGCCTCGCTGCACCTGCTGGCGCCGCGCAGCCAGCGCCTGCGTTATCTCGCGGGACAGACGATCAGGGTGTCGGCGCACGGCGCGAGCGGTCACTATGCGCTGGCCAGCTGCCCGTGCGAGGAACGGCATATCGAGATACAGGTCGCGCGCAACGCGGACGACGCGTTCTCGGAGCTGCTGTTCGACGGACTGAAGGCGGGCGACAGCGTCGAACTGCAAGGACCTTATGGCGAGTTCGTGCTGGACGACGAGTCGGAGCGTCCCGTCCTGTTCGTCGCATTCGGCACCGGGTTCGCGCCGGTGAAGAGCCTGATCCAGCATGTCCTGTCGCTGGACCACGCCGAGTCCATCGACCTGCACTGGCTGGCGGACGGGACCGGGCATTACCAGGACAACCTGTGCCGTTCGTGGGCCGACGCGCTGGACAACTTCCGTTACTTCCCGCACGCGCAAAGCGGGGATATCGAAGCCGACCTGTCCGGCATCGTCGGCGCCCATCCCGACCTGGGCCGCTTCGATGTCTATGTGTCCGGCACGGCGGAACAGGTGCGGGCTGCCAAGCCATTGTTCCTGGAGCGGGGCCTGCCGGAACGGCACTGGCACGCCAGCGCCGGTTGA
- a CDS encoding YaeQ family protein produces the protein MAIKSTVFKATLQIADMDRYYYADHALTLARHPSETDERMMVRLLAFALYADESLAFGRGLSSDDEPDLWRKDLTGSVERWIEIGLPDERVVRKACGRAAEVVVVSYGRAADIWWNENRGKLQQLDKLTVLKLPPEPTQALAQLASRTMQLQCTIQEGHVMVTCDAGVVEIEPEVLHGDFRPAHA, from the coding sequence ATGGCCATCAAATCGACCGTCTTCAAAGCCACGCTCCAGATCGCCGATATGGACCGCTATTACTATGCCGACCATGCGCTGACGCTGGCGCGCCACCCCTCGGAGACCGACGAACGCATGATGGTGCGCCTGCTGGCCTTCGCGCTGTATGCGGACGAGTCGCTGGCCTTCGGGCGCGGCCTCAGCAGCGACGACGAGCCCGACCTGTGGCGCAAGGATCTCACCGGTTCGGTCGAGCGCTGGATCGAGATCGGCCTGCCCGACGAGCGTGTCGTGCGCAAGGCTTGCGGACGCGCCGCCGAGGTCGTGGTGGTCAGTTACGGACGCGCCGCCGATATCTGGTGGAACGAGAACCGCGGCAAGCTGCAACAGCTGGACAAGCTCACCGTGCTGAAACTGCCGCCCGAACCCACCCAGGCGCTGGCGCAACTGGCCAGCCGCACCATGCAGTTGCAATGCACGATACAAGAGGGGCACGTGATGGTGACCTGCGATGCCGGCGTCGTGGAGATCGAGCCGGAAGTGCTGCACGGCGACTTCCGTCCGGCGCACGCATGA
- a CDS encoding glutamyl-tRNA reductase — protein MHLFAFGINHQTAPLAVREQVAFNADGMENALRDLVENGAAKEAAILSTCNRTELYCNAAKPDHAIDWMAQYHQLPRKDIDPYLYTLPREQAVKHSFRVASGLDSMVLGEPQILGQMKQAVRQAEQAGTLGFLLHKLFQRTFSVAKDVRTQTEIGANLVSMAAAAVKLAERIFPSIAEQKVLFIGAGEMIELNAVHFAARTPRQITVANRTLERAQTLARRINGHAITLTDLPEQLAQHDIIVTCTASQLPILGKGMVERALKARKHRPMFIVDLAVPRDVEAEVAELDDVFLYTVDDIAEVVKDGLDARQSAVKEAEVIIDSGVSDFVHWMESREVVPTIRALREHAERNRRLELEKAVRLLAKGEDPEKVLEMMSSGLTNKFLHAPTHTLNHVHGDERDNFLDVIHRLYHLHSDE, from the coding sequence ATGCATCTATTCGCCTTTGGCATCAACCATCAAACCGCGCCGCTCGCCGTGCGCGAACAAGTCGCGTTCAACGCCGACGGGATGGAGAACGCCCTGCGCGACCTGGTGGAGAACGGTGCGGCCAAGGAAGCCGCGATCCTGTCCACCTGCAACCGCACCGAACTGTACTGCAACGCCGCCAAACCGGACCACGCCATCGACTGGATGGCGCAATACCACCAGCTGCCGCGCAAGGACATCGACCCCTATCTGTACACCCTGCCGCGCGAACAGGCGGTGAAGCATTCGTTCCGCGTCGCCAGCGGGCTGGACTCGATGGTGCTGGGCGAACCGCAGATCCTCGGCCAGATGAAGCAGGCGGTGCGCCAGGCCGAACAGGCCGGCACGCTCGGCTTCCTGCTGCACAAGCTGTTCCAGCGCACCTTCTCGGTCGCCAAGGACGTGCGCACCCAGACCGAGATCGGCGCGAACCTGGTGTCGATGGCCGCCGCCGCGGTCAAGCTCGCCGAGCGCATCTTCCCGAGCATCGCCGAACAGAAGGTGCTGTTCATCGGCGCGGGCGAGATGATCGAGCTCAACGCGGTGCATTTCGCCGCGCGCACCCCCAGACAGATCACCGTCGCCAACCGCACGCTGGAACGCGCGCAGACGCTGGCGCGGCGCATCAACGGCCACGCCATCACGCTGACCGACCTGCCCGAACAGCTGGCGCAGCACGACATCATCGTCACCTGTACCGCCAGCCAGTTGCCGATCCTCGGCAAGGGCATGGTGGAACGCGCGCTCAAGGCGCGCAAGCACCGCCCGATGTTCATCGTCGACCTGGCCGTGCCGCGCGACGTGGAAGCGGAAGTGGCCGAACTGGACGACGTGTTCCTGTACACCGTGGACGACATCGCCGAAGTGGTGAAGGACGGCCTCGACGCGCGCCAGAGCGCGGTGAAGGAAGCCGAGGTGATCATCGATTCCGGCGTATCCGATTTCGTCCACTGGATGGAGTCGCGCGAAGTGGTGCCGACCATCCGCGCGCTGCGCGAACATGCCGAGCGCAACCGCCGCCTCGAACTGGAAAAGGCCGTCCGCCTGCTGGCCAAGGGCGAGGACCCGGAAAAAGTGCTGGAAATGATGAGCAGCGGCCTGACCAACAAGTTCCTGCACGCGCCGACGCACACGCTGAACCATGTGCACGGCGACGAGCGCGACAATTTCCTCGACGTGATCCATCGCCTGTATCACCTCCACAGCGACGAATGA
- the prfA gene encoding peptide chain release factor 1, translating into MKPNISTRLAQLGDRLHEVDQLLSSEEATRDMDAFRKLGRERAELEPVVSLYHAYKSCEADIAAAREMASDPEMKEFAAAEIEQGEQRLAQLDRELELQLLPKDPNDERNVFLEVRAGTGGDEAALFAGDLFRMYARFAERRRWQVEIISESPGEVGGYKEIIARIVGQGAYSVLKFESGAHRVQRVPATETQGRVHTSACTVAILPEVDDVDEVTLNPADLRIDTFRASGAGGQHINKTDSAVRITHLPTGVVVECQDGRSQHQNKAQAMRVLAARIMDAQVREQNAKIAAERKSLVGSGDRSERIRTYNFPQGRVTDHRINLTLYKMDSIMDGDIAELTGALMAEHQAEQLAAMANENI; encoded by the coding sequence ATGAAACCAAACATCTCCACCCGGCTCGCCCAGTTGGGCGACCGCCTGCATGAAGTCGACCAGCTGCTGAGCAGCGAGGAAGCCACGCGGGACATGGACGCGTTCCGCAAGCTCGGCCGCGAGCGCGCCGAACTGGAGCCGGTGGTGTCGCTGTACCATGCCTACAAGAGTTGCGAGGCGGACATCGCGGCCGCGCGCGAGATGGCGTCCGACCCCGAGATGAAGGAATTCGCGGCAGCCGAGATCGAACAGGGCGAACAGCGCCTGGCGCAACTCGACCGCGAACTGGAACTGCAACTGCTGCCGAAAGACCCCAACGACGAACGCAACGTGTTCCTCGAAGTGCGCGCCGGCACTGGCGGCGACGAGGCGGCCCTGTTCGCCGGCGACCTGTTCCGCATGTATGCGCGCTTCGCCGAACGCAGGCGCTGGCAGGTCGAGATCATCTCCGAAAGTCCCGGCGAGGTCGGCGGCTACAAGGAGATCATCGCGCGCATCGTCGGCCAGGGCGCGTACTCGGTGCTCAAGTTCGAATCCGGCGCACACCGCGTGCAGCGCGTGCCCGCCACCGAAACGCAGGGCCGGGTGCATACCTCGGCCTGCACCGTCGCGATCCTGCCGGAAGTGGACGATGTCGACGAAGTCACGCTGAACCCCGCCGACCTGCGCATCGACACCTTCCGCGCTTCCGGCGCGGGCGGCCAGCACATCAACAAGACCGACTCGGCGGTGCGCATCACCCACCTGCCGACCGGCGTGGTGGTCGAATGCCAGGACGGCCGTTCGCAGCACCAGAACAAGGCGCAGGCGATGCGCGTGCTGGCGGCACGCATCATGGACGCGCAAGTGCGCGAACAGAACGCCAAGATCGCCGCCGAACGCAAATCGCTGGTCGGCAGCGGCGACCGCTCCGAGCGCATCCGCACCTACAACTTCCCGCAGGGCCGCGTCACCGATCACCGCATCAACCTCACGCTGTACAAGATGGACTCCATCATGGACGGCGACATCGCCGAACTGACCGGCGCGCTGATGGCCGAGCACCAGGCCGAACAGCTCGCCGCGATGGCGAACGAAAATATCTAG
- a CDS encoding sel1 repeat family protein: MNRTAIKNLIALALTALFLAAGATAQAAAQQKSSVREKDNYQVLLKQFRQLASGGNIAAQTSLGFMYANGRGVPLDYAEAAMWYRKAADQGDAEAQFTLGVMYANGQGLPQDYKEAAVWYRKAAEQGYAKAQYHLGAMHEIGQGVPQDYKEAATWYRRAAEQEAMDARRKLAEAFNESGHGTPRSEADAKAARIEESARIAAERDDALKKAEAEQKARAEAAAALEAQRKAERAAAQARADAEAAKTRAEREAALKAEREARATAEREAAAIKAAAERQARAEAEEKARAEARARQERQEAQRRAEQEAALARAEAAKLKAKREAAQQTHVTAGEERHDVAQDYREAATQYRKAAGRGDANAQYNLGLMYANAEGVPQDYTEAASWYRKAAEQGHVKAQYNLGMMYLKGQGVNYDYLQAVKWIGKAAEQGSEDVSQQKRMQKRSVGF, translated from the coding sequence ATGAACAGGACGGCAATCAAAAACCTCATCGCGCTGGCGCTGACCGCGTTGTTCCTCGCGGCGGGTGCAACGGCGCAGGCCGCTGCGCAGCAAAAATCCTCCGTCCGCGAAAAAGACAATTATCAGGTCCTGCTGAAGCAGTTCCGCCAACTCGCCTCCGGCGGCAACATCGCCGCACAGACCAGCCTCGGCTTCATGTACGCCAACGGACGCGGCGTGCCGCTGGACTACGCGGAAGCGGCGATGTGGTACCGCAAGGCGGCCGATCAGGGCGACGCGGAAGCGCAGTTCACCTTGGGCGTGATGTACGCCAACGGGCAGGGCCTGCCGCAGGACTACAAGGAAGCCGCCGTCTGGTACCGCAAGGCGGCGGAACAGGGATACGCCAAGGCGCAATACCATCTCGGCGCGATGCACGAGATCGGCCAGGGCGTGCCGCAGGACTACAAGGAAGCGGCGACGTGGTACCGCAGGGCCGCCGAACAGGAAGCCATGGATGCGCGCCGCAAGCTTGCGGAAGCGTTCAACGAGTCGGGGCACGGCACACCGAGATCGGAAGCCGACGCAAAGGCCGCGCGCATCGAGGAATCAGCCCGCATCGCTGCCGAACGGGACGACGCCCTCAAGAAAGCCGAAGCGGAACAAAAGGCCAGGGCCGAGGCAGCAGCAGCGCTGGAAGCACAGCGCAAGGCAGAACGCGCGGCGGCACAAGCCAGGGCTGACGCGGAAGCGGCAAAGACAAGGGCGGAACGCGAGGCCGCATTGAAGGCGGAACGCGAAGCCCGCGCGACCGCCGAACGTGAAGCGGCCGCAATAAAGGCCGCCGCCGAAAGACAGGCCCGGGCCGAAGCCGAAGAAAAAGCGCGCGCAGAAGCCAGGGCCCGCCAGGAACGGCAGGAAGCGCAACGCAGGGCCGAACAGGAAGCCGCACTAGCCAGGGCCGAGGCGGCCAAGCTGAAGGCAAAGCGCGAAGCCGCGCAACAGACCCACGTCACTGCGGGCGAAGAACGTCATGACGTGGCGCAGGACTACCGCGAAGCCGCCACCCAATACCGCAAGGCGGCTGGTCGCGGCGACGCCAACGCGCAATACAACCTGGGGCTGATGTATGCCAATGCCGAAGGCGTGCCGCAGGACTACACCGAGGCCGCGTCCTGGTACCGCAAGGCCGCGGAACAGGGCCACGTCAAGGCGCAATACAACCTCGGCATGATGTACCTCAAGGGGCAGGGCGTGAACTACGATTACCTGCAGGCGGTGAAGTGGATCGGCAAGGCCGCCGAACAGGGCAGCGAAGACGTGTCACAGCAGAAAAGGATGCAGAAACGCTCTGTTGGTTTTTAA
- the prmC gene encoding peptide chain release factor N(5)-glutamine methyltransferase, protein MPHTIQTLLTRDKAALEAALGLEAGGARIEAQMLLQAALQVSRAYLLSHPEQSLDSEQQARYAALLERRLRGEPLAYLIGEREFFGLMFKVTPATLIPRPDTELLVELALQRLPSPLPLSRLREREERSGGRGYGFRVLDLGTGSGAIALSIAHARPDVVVTAVDASPEALEVARGNARRLNIANARLLRSDWFSALSGERFDLIVSNPPYVADGDAHLVQGDLRFEPRSALASGADGLDDIRRIVAQAKDHLNAGGWLLFEHGYDQAARVRDLLGAAGFGEAFSARDLAGLERVSGGKLPEG, encoded by the coding sequence ATGCCACACACTATCCAGACCCTGCTGACCCGCGACAAGGCCGCGCTGGAAGCCGCGCTCGGGCTGGAAGCTGGCGGCGCGCGCATCGAGGCGCAGATGTTGTTACAGGCCGCGTTGCAGGTGAGCCGCGCGTACCTGTTGAGCCATCCCGAACAGTCACTGGATAGCGAGCAGCAGGCGCGTTACGCCGCGCTGCTGGAACGGCGGCTGCGTGGCGAGCCGCTTGCCTATCTGATTGGCGAGCGCGAGTTCTTCGGGCTGATGTTCAAGGTCACACCGGCGACGCTGATCCCGCGCCCGGATACCGAGTTGCTGGTGGAGCTGGCGTTGCAAAGATTGCCCTCTCCCCTACCCCTCTCCCGCTTGCGGGAGAGGGAGGAGCGAAGCGGAGGGAGAGGGTATGGATTCCGTGTGCTCGATCTCGGCACCGGCAGCGGTGCGATCGCGCTGTCCATCGCGCATGCGCGGCCGGATGTCGTGGTGACGGCGGTGGATGCGTCGCCGGAGGCTTTGGAAGTGGCACGGGGGAATGCGCGACGCTTGAACATCGCCAACGCGCGCTTGCTGCGCAGCGACTGGTTCTCTGCATTGTCCGGTGAGCGCTTCGATCTGATCGTCTCGAACCCGCCCTATGTCGCCGACGGCGACGCGCACCTGGTGCAGGGCGACCTGCGTTTCGAACCGCGCAGCGCGCTGGCCTCCGGTGCGGATGGTCTGGATGACATCCGCCGCATCGTCGCGCAGGCGAAAGACCATCTCAATGCGGGCGGCTGGCTGTTGTTCGAGCACGGTTACGACCAGGCCGCGCGGGTGCGCGATCTGCTCGGCGCAGCGGGTTTTGGCGAGGCGTTCTCGGCGCGCGACCTGGCGGGACTGGAGCGGGTGAGCGGCGGCAAGCTGCCTGAAGGTTAA
- the apbC gene encoding iron-sulfur cluster carrier protein ApbC, translating to MSFTEADVQNALKNLTDPNTRKDFVSGKSVKNIKVSGTDVTLDILLGYPAKSVWEEIRAMVEAQLRSALPGVGKIVVNVSSKVVPHAVQRGVKLVDGVKNIVAVASGKGGVGKSTTAVNLALALAAEGARVGILDADIYGPSQPTMLGISGQPSSEDGKILQPMTNHGLQAMSIGFLVEATDTPMIWRGPMVTQALDQLLHQTRWDSLDYLIMDLPPGTGDIQLTLAQKVPVTGAVIVTTPQDIALLDARKGLKMFEKVGIKIVGIVENMSTHICSKCGHEEHIFGAGGAEKMCADYDTELLGELPLDIRIREQTDSGNPTVIADPDGEIARVYRQIARRVAVKIAEMAQDHSAVFPKIVVQNT from the coding sequence ATGAGTTTTACCGAAGCAGATGTGCAGAATGCGTTGAAGAACCTGACCGACCCGAACACCAGAAAGGATTTCGTCAGCGGCAAATCCGTCAAGAACATCAAGGTCAGCGGCACTGACGTGACGCTGGACATATTGCTGGGCTACCCGGCGAAGAGCGTGTGGGAAGAGATCCGCGCGATGGTCGAGGCGCAGCTCCGCTCCGCGTTGCCGGGCGTCGGCAAGATAGTCGTCAACGTGTCCAGCAAGGTCGTGCCGCATGCCGTGCAGCGCGGCGTGAAGCTGGTGGACGGCGTGAAGAACATCGTCGCGGTCGCGAGCGGCAAGGGCGGCGTGGGCAAATCCACCACCGCGGTGAACCTGGCGCTGGCGCTGGCCGCCGAAGGCGCGCGCGTCGGCATCCTGGACGCGGACATCTACGGTCCCTCGCAACCGACGATGTTGGGAATCAGCGGGCAGCCGAGTTCGGAGGACGGCAAGATTCTGCAACCGATGACGAATCACGGCCTTCAAGCCATGTCGATCGGCTTTCTGGTGGAGGCGACCGACACGCCGATGATCTGGCGCGGCCCGATGGTGACCCAGGCGCTCGACCAGTTACTCCATCAAACCCGGTGGGACAGCCTCGATTATCTGATCATGGATCTGCCGCCCGGCACCGGCGACATCCAGCTCACGCTGGCGCAGAAAGTCCCGGTCACCGGCGCGGTGATCGTCACCACGCCGCAGGACATCGCGCTGCTGGACGCACGCAAGGGACTCAAGATGTTCGAGAAGGTCGGCATCAAGATCGTCGGCATCGTCGAGAACATGAGCACGCACATCTGCTCGAAGTGCGGCCATGAAGAGCACATCTTCGGCGCGGGTGGCGCTGAGAAGATGTGTGCCGACTACGATACCGAATTGCTCGGCGAACTGCCGCTGGACATCCGCATCCGCGAGCAGACCGACTCCGGCAACCCGACCGTCATCGCCGACCCGGATGGCGAGATCGCGCGCGTGTACCGGCAGATCGCGCGCCGTGTCGCGGTCAAGATCGCGGAGATGGCGCAGGATCACAGCGCGGTGTTTCCGAAGATCGTGGTGCAGAACACCTGA
- a CDS encoding ankyrin repeat domain-containing protein yields the protein MSAGLFEAVQAGDAAAVRQSLASGADANARDEQGWPPLAHAVYNHERKCGSADVVRALVEAGADVEAPIGYGVRPLMLAAGYGEADVVAVLLWAGADVLARNEGGYTALMMAKQKHYVDVINLLHEAEQLAGVGEGSCASKNAPGSNVITFLKHTE from the coding sequence ATGTCGGCAGGATTATTCGAGGCGGTACAGGCGGGTGACGCGGCGGCAGTGCGGCAGTCGCTCGCATCCGGCGCGGACGCCAACGCGCGCGACGAACAGGGCTGGCCGCCGCTGGCGCATGCCGTGTACAACCATGAACGCAAGTGCGGCTCCGCCGACGTGGTGCGGGCGCTGGTCGAGGCCGGCGCCGACGTCGAGGCGCCCATCGGCTACGGCGTGCGGCCGCTGATGCTGGCGGCCGGTTACGGCGAGGCCGACGTGGTTGCCGTGCTGTTGTGGGCGGGTGCGGACGTGCTGGCGCGCAACGAAGGCGGCTATACCGCGCTGATGATGGCGAAGCAGAAGCATTATGTGGACGTCATCAACCTGCTGCACGAGGCCGAACAGCTCGCCGGGGTCGGGGAGGGCAGTTGCGCCAGCAAGAATGCGCCCGGCTCCAACGTCATCACCTTCCTGAAGCACACGGAATAA
- the cobA gene encoding uroporphyrinogen-III C-methyltransferase, whose amino-acid sequence MDFLPIFANIKNKLCLVVGGGSVGARKAGVLLEAGARVRVVAPEIGEELKVQDNVEAILARFEAQHLEGVTLVIAATDDRAVNRQVSELAQARNIPVNVVDDPELCSFIMPAILDRSPLMVAFSSGGASPVLTRMMRGKLETVIPQNTSKLAAFAERFREAVKQSVTNPAKRRIFWENVFDGVVAEKVLTGDEAAAEAMLQQMLADEDNIVRGEVYLVGAGPGDPDLLTFRALRLMQKADVVVYDNLVSKPIVDMTRRDAERIFVGKKRNDHTLQQEEINELLVRLAKQGKRVLRLKGGDPFIFGRGGEEIETLAAEGIPFQVVPGITAASGVASYAGIPLTHRDHAQACVFVTGHLKDGTMNLDWEQLARPRQTVVVYMGLHGLDILCAKLIEHGLPETTPIAIVQHGTQPTQRVITGTLATLPAIAEKEKPQAPTLIIVGGVVTLRDKLAWFHPQQD is encoded by the coding sequence ATGGATTTTTTGCCGATTTTCGCAAACATTAAAAACAAACTCTGTCTGGTCGTGGGCGGCGGCAGCGTCGGTGCGCGCAAGGCAGGCGTGCTGCTCGAGGCCGGCGCCCGGGTGCGCGTGGTCGCTCCCGAGATCGGCGAAGAGCTGAAAGTACAGGACAACGTCGAGGCGATCCTTGCCCGTTTCGAAGCGCAACATCTGGAGGGCGTGACGCTGGTCATCGCCGCGACCGACGACCGTGCGGTGAACAGGCAGGTGTCCGAACTGGCGCAGGCGCGCAACATCCCGGTCAACGTGGTGGACGATCCCGAGCTGTGCAGCTTCATCATGCCGGCCATCCTCGACCGTTCGCCGCTGATGGTGGCGTTCTCCAGCGGTGGCGCCTCGCCGGTGCTGACGCGCATGATGCGCGGCAAACTGGAGACGGTCATCCCGCAGAACACCAGCAAACTTGCCGCGTTCGCCGAGCGCTTCCGCGAAGCGGTGAAGCAGTCGGTCACCAATCCCGCCAAGCGCCGCATCTTCTGGGAGAACGTGTTCGACGGCGTGGTCGCCGAAAAAGTGCTGACCGGCGACGAGGCTGCTGCCGAAGCCATGCTCCAACAGATGCTGGCCGACGAGGACAACATCGTGCGCGGAGAGGTGTATCTGGTCGGCGCCGGTCCCGGCGATCCGGACCTGCTCACTTTCCGCGCGCTGCGCCTGATGCAGAAGGCCGACGTGGTGGTGTACGACAACCTCGTGTCCAAGCCGATCGTGGACATGACGCGCCGTGATGCCGAGCGCATCTTCGTCGGCAAGAAGCGCAACGACCATACCCTGCAACAGGAAGAGATCAACGAGCTGCTGGTGCGGCTGGCCAAGCAAGGCAAGCGCGTGCTGCGCCTCAAGGGCGGCGACCCGTTCATCTTCGGGCGCGGCGGCGAGGAGATCGAGACCCTGGCGGCGGAAGGCATCCCGTTCCAGGTGGTGCCCGGCATCACGGCCGCCTCCGGCGTGGCGTCCTACGCTGGCATCCCGCTCACGCACCGCGACCATGCGCAGGCCTGCGTGTTCGTCACCGGCCACCTCAAGGACGGCACCATGAACCTCGACTGGGAGCAACTCGCCCGTCCGCGCCAGACCGTGGTGGTGTACATGGGCCTGCACGGGCTGGATATCCTGTGCGCCAAACTCATCGAACACGGCCTGCCGGAAACGACACCCATCGCCATCGTGCAGCATGGCACGCAGCCGACCCAGCGCGTCATCACCGGTACGCTGGCGACCCTGCCGGCCATCGCGGAAAAAGAGAAACCGCAGGCGCCGACGCTGATCATCGTCGGCGGCGTGGTCACGCTGCGCGACAAACTCGCGTGGTTCCATCCGCAACAAGATTGA